The following are from one region of the Petrotoga mobilis SJ95 genome:
- a CDS encoding FeoA family protein, whose protein sequence is MLIPLHDLFIGQKGKIVSLNNEEESTKNRLLAMGITPGKSIELAHVSPFGDPLVFKIGEKKVVLRKSEASKILVDVPYKVFNLLESETGKYEIIDLKGGNNFIEEMKSMGLYKGVNINLVNKLGNRIIVEVDGSKYELGRGRAAKIFCKKVD, encoded by the coding sequence TTGCTAATTCCTTTACACGATTTGTTTATTGGGCAAAAGGGTAAGATAGTGAGTTTAAACAATGAAGAAGAAAGTACGAAAAATCGTCTTCTTGCAATGGGAATCACGCCAGGTAAATCTATAGAATTAGCTCATGTTTCTCCTTTTGGAGATCCTTTGGTATTTAAAATTGGAGAAAAAAAAGTAGTTTTAAGAAAAAGCGAAGCTTCTAAGATCCTTGTCGATGTTCCTTACAAAGTATTCAACCTTTTGGAAAGTGAAACTGGAAAATATGAAATTATCGATCTTAAAGGGGGAAACAACTTCATAGAGGAAATGAAAAGCATGGGGTTGTATAAGGGGGTTAATATTAATTTAGTTAATAAGCTTGGAAATAGGATAATTGTTGAGGTTGATGGAAGCAAATACGAATTGGGTAGAGGAAGAGCTGCCAAGATATTCTGTAAAAAGGTGGATTAG
- a CDS encoding nucleotide sugar dehydrogenase, which yields MALLDKIKDKTAKIGVIGLGYVGLPLAVEKAKAGYNVLGFDIQKEKVEKVNKGINYIGDVVNSELEKLVDDGYLSATGDYDRIKECDCVTICVPTPLDKYKQPDLSFVVDSTKEVAKRLHPEMLIVLESTTYPGTTEEVILPLLQEYGFKVGKDFYLAFSPERVDPGNLIYKTKNTPKVVGGVTEKCTLHAKTLYENVLNAEVFTVSSPKEAEMSKILENTFRIVNIGLINEMAILAKKMGINIWQVIDAAATKPFGFMPFYPGPGVGGHCIPIDPFYLTYKAREFDYHTRIIELAGEINDYMPEYVIERLMDILNENKKCLNGSKILMLGVTYKNDIDDLRESPALKVLELLERKGAEVRIHDPYIKSFSHKGIAYKTVDLTKELLEGSDAVLITTGHKKVDYNFVLENANIVFDTKNVTKGLREKYPEKVSLL from the coding sequence ATGGCATTATTGGATAAAATAAAAGATAAAACTGCAAAGATAGGGGTAATAGGTTTGGGTTATGTTGGTTTACCTCTTGCGGTGGAAAAGGCGAAGGCAGGGTACAACGTTTTAGGGTTCGATATTCAAAAAGAAAAAGTAGAAAAGGTCAACAAAGGGATAAATTATATCGGAGATGTTGTAAATTCAGAGTTAGAAAAGCTGGTTGACGATGGTTATCTAAGCGCTACAGGCGATTATGATAGAATAAAGGAGTGCGATTGTGTAACAATATGTGTTCCAACTCCTTTGGATAAATACAAACAACCTGATTTAAGTTTTGTTGTTGATTCAACCAAAGAGGTAGCCAAAAGGCTTCATCCAGAAATGTTGATTGTTTTAGAAAGCACTACTTATCCGGGAACTACCGAAGAAGTAATTCTGCCGTTATTACAAGAGTATGGGTTCAAGGTTGGAAAAGATTTTTATTTAGCTTTTAGCCCAGAAAGGGTGGATCCGGGAAATTTGATTTACAAGACGAAAAATACTCCAAAAGTAGTCGGTGGAGTTACCGAAAAATGCACTTTACATGCAAAAACCCTCTATGAAAACGTATTAAACGCAGAAGTTTTCACCGTTTCATCCCCTAAGGAAGCAGAAATGTCAAAAATTTTGGAAAATACCTTTAGAATAGTCAATATTGGTCTCATAAATGAAATGGCTATCTTAGCAAAGAAAATGGGAATAAATATCTGGCAGGTCATAGATGCAGCTGCTACAAAGCCTTTTGGATTCATGCCCTTTTATCCAGGACCAGGTGTGGGCGGGCATTGTATTCCAATAGATCCTTTTTATTTAACGTATAAAGCTAGAGAGTTTGACTATCACACAAGGATAATAGAATTGGCTGGGGAAATAAACGATTATATGCCTGAGTATGTAATTGAAAGACTAATGGACATTTTAAACGAAAATAAAAAGTGTTTGAACGGTTCCAAAATATTGATGTTAGGGGTGACTTATAAAAACGATATAGACGATTTAAGAGAGTCTCCTGCTTTGAAAGTTTTGGAGCTTTTGGAAAGAAAGGGTGCAGAAGTTAGGATTCATGACCCTTATATAAAAAGTTTTTCTCACAAAGGAATAGCGTATAAAACGGTAGACTTAACAAAAGAATTGTTAGAGGGATCAGATGCTGTCTTAATTACTACGGGGCACAAAAAGGTGGATTACAATTTCGTTTTGGAAAATGCCAATATAGTTTTTGATACAAAAAATGTCACAAAAGGACTTAGAGAGAAGTATCCAGAAAAAGTTTCTTTATTATGA
- the iadA gene encoding beta-aspartyl-peptidase produces MLTLIKNATVYSPKALGEKDILIGGEKILELVDSIELNSNLKVEIIDAEDYIVVPGFIDSHVHITGGGGEGGYSTRTPEISLSKIISSGITTLVGVLGTDNATRSMQNLIAKAKALKQEGISCYTYTGSYHLPVKTFTGRIIDDLVFIEEIIGVGEVAISDHRGSQPTLEELIRLTSEARVGGILSKKAGIVNIHVGRGEKFIQILLDVVENSELPITQFLPTHMNKGEKALQTCKNFIEQGGRVDFTTSSSKKKDKEDPSKPSKALNLLLEDGVNIDNISFSSDGQGSLPQFDEKGNYIGLTVADVGTLFEEVKDCVIQEDIPLEEALKVITINPANFLKLENKGQIKENFDADIVFLDKSTLEIKKVMAKGRTI; encoded by the coding sequence TTGCTTACCCTCATAAAGAATGCAACAGTTTACTCGCCTAAAGCTTTAGGGGAAAAAGATATATTAATTGGTGGAGAAAAAATCTTAGAACTAGTCGATTCGATAGAATTAAATTCTAATCTTAAAGTTGAGATTATCGATGCTGAGGATTATATAGTAGTTCCAGGTTTTATAGATTCACACGTTCATATAACAGGGGGAGGTGGAGAAGGGGGATACAGCACAAGAACTCCCGAAATATCCCTTTCCAAGATAATAAGTTCTGGAATTACTACATTAGTAGGTGTTTTGGGAACCGACAACGCAACTCGAAGTATGCAAAACTTAATTGCAAAAGCAAAAGCATTAAAACAAGAAGGGATAAGCTGCTATACGTATACGGGTTCTTATCATCTACCAGTAAAAACTTTTACCGGCAGAATTATAGACGATTTGGTTTTCATTGAAGAAATAATAGGTGTTGGAGAGGTTGCTATTTCAGACCATAGAGGTTCCCAGCCAACCTTAGAAGAGCTGATAAGATTGACTTCAGAAGCTCGAGTGGGTGGAATTTTATCAAAAAAGGCGGGCATTGTAAATATTCACGTTGGCAGAGGAGAAAAATTCATTCAGATATTACTAGATGTTGTTGAAAATTCAGAATTACCTATTACACAGTTCCTTCCAACTCACATGAACAAGGGAGAAAAAGCTCTTCAAACATGTAAAAATTTCATAGAACAGGGTGGAAGGGTAGATTTCACAACTAGTTCGTCAAAAAAGAAAGACAAAGAGGATCCATCAAAACCATCTAAAGCCTTGAATCTTTTACTTGAAGATGGGGTAAATATTGACAATATATCTTTCTCATCTGATGGACAGGGGAGCTTACCACAATTCGATGAAAAAGGAAATTATATAGGTCTAACAGTAGCAGATGTAGGCACACTCTTTGAAGAAGTAAAGGATTGTGTAATACAAGAAGATATCCCTTTGGAAGAAGCTTTGAAGGTAATCACTATCAATCCTGCAAATTTTCTTAAATTGGAAAACAAAGGCCAAATAAAAGAAAACTTTGATGCAGATATAGTGTTCTTAGATAAAAGTACTCTGGAAATAAAAAAAGTTATGGCAAAGGGTCGCACTATTTAA
- a CDS encoding Gfo/Idh/MocA family protein, translating to MLKLAVIGCGRIAQTKHSEAIIKNSDIIENVAVCDLKEERAEQFASKVENSGLKKPEIYTDYRKLLKRSDIDAVAIATESGKHYELTMAALQNNKHVLVEKPMALSTKHMNEMIELAKRKNLKLGVCFQNRFNPPIQELRKKITTNSFGRILHGQASIRWNRNEEYYKQAKWRGTWEYDGGTLMNQCTHNIDLLLWNMGSEINEIYGVIQNFTHPYIEAEDFGGAIIKFKNGSVGIIEGSANIYPKNLEETLSIFGEKGTVVIGGLAVNKIKYWRFEGEDGHPFQNLPDPDTVYGSGHIPLYRDFYHSIEEDREPFINGEEGKKAVEAVLGIYKSALLDRPVKFPIDFSTMELKRDI from the coding sequence TTGCTTAAATTGGCTGTAATAGGTTGTGGAAGAATTGCTCAAACAAAACACTCAGAAGCAATTATAAAAAATTCTGATATCATTGAAAATGTGGCTGTTTGCGATCTAAAAGAAGAGAGAGCAGAACAATTTGCCAGTAAGGTTGAAAATTCTGGGTTAAAGAAACCAGAGATATACACGGACTATAGAAAATTGTTGAAAAGATCGGATATAGACGCCGTGGCAATCGCTACCGAAAGTGGGAAACATTATGAACTCACCATGGCAGCTCTGCAAAACAACAAACATGTGTTAGTGGAAAAACCAATGGCCCTATCGACAAAACATATGAATGAGATGATAGAGCTTGCAAAAAGAAAAAATTTAAAGTTAGGGGTTTGCTTTCAAAATCGGTTCAATCCACCTATACAAGAATTAAGAAAAAAAATTACAACAAATTCCTTTGGAAGAATTCTTCACGGTCAAGCTTCCATTAGGTGGAATAGAAACGAAGAATATTATAAACAAGCAAAATGGAGAGGCACTTGGGAATACGACGGTGGTACGTTGATGAACCAATGTACTCACAATATAGACTTGTTATTGTGGAATATGGGCTCTGAAATAAATGAAATATACGGTGTTATTCAGAACTTCACCCATCCTTATATAGAAGCCGAGGATTTTGGAGGGGCAATAATAAAATTTAAAAACGGTTCCGTAGGAATTATAGAAGGGTCAGCAAATATATATCCAAAAAACTTGGAAGAAACTCTATCGATATTTGGAGAAAAAGGCACAGTGGTTATCGGCGGCTTAGCGGTGAATAAGATAAAATATTGGAGATTTGAAGGAGAAGATGGGCATCCATTTCAAAATCTCCCCGATCCTGATACCGTTTATGGTAGTGGGCACATTCCACTGTACAGAGATTTTTATCACTCGATAGAAGAGGATCGAGAACCTTTTATTAATGGCGAAGAAGGGAAAAAGGCTGTAGAAGCTGTTTTGGGAATTTACAAGTCTGCCCTTTTGGACAGACCTGTGAAATTTCCAATCGATTTTTCAACTATGGAATTGAAGAGGGATATATAG
- a CDS encoding alpha/beta hydrolase, which produces MALLEVNFMSRSLMRKVPIMVVLPMDKANLSGKSEITDNDNNTFKTLYLLHGIFGNYSDWVSETRIQRLAEGRNLAVVMPSGENSFYLDQPESGNFYGEFIGRELVNITRKMFPLSRKKEDTFIAGLSMGGYGAIRNGLKYHETFGCVAGLSSALNFEQMLDESYQVIACKKSAFGDPKEAILSDKNPKVLVKNIKENPLGQFPKMYMACGTEDNLINSNRDFRDFLIENNVDLTYEEGPGAHTWEFWDTYIEKVLDWLPLKKPS; this is translated from the coding sequence ATGGCTTTACTAGAGGTAAACTTTATGTCGAGGTCATTAATGAGGAAAGTACCAATTATGGTGGTCCTACCAATGGATAAAGCGAATCTTTCAGGTAAGTCTGAAATCACAGACAATGACAATAATACTTTCAAAACACTATATCTTCTTCATGGAATATTCGGTAATTATTCTGACTGGGTATCAGAAACAAGAATTCAAAGATTGGCTGAGGGAAGGAATCTGGCTGTTGTAATGCCTTCTGGTGAGAATTCGTTTTATCTGGACCAACCAGAATCTGGAAATTTTTATGGTGAATTTATAGGAAGAGAACTTGTTAATATCACCAGAAAAATGTTTCCTTTGTCAAGAAAAAAAGAGGATACTTTTATTGCAGGACTTTCTATGGGAGGTTACGGTGCCATTAGAAATGGCCTAAAATACCATGAAACTTTTGGCTGTGTTGCTGGACTTTCCAGTGCTTTGAATTTTGAGCAAATGCTTGATGAATCATATCAAGTGATTGCTTGTAAGAAGAGCGCCTTCGGAGATCCTAAGGAAGCTATTTTGTCAGATAAGAATCCAAAGGTTCTTGTGAAGAATATCAAAGAAAATCCATTGGGCCAGTTCCCTAAAATGTATATGGCTTGTGGCACCGAAGATAATTTAATAAACTCTAACCGTGATTTCAGGGATTTTCTTATTGAAAACAATGTGGATTTAACTTATGAAGAAGGGCCAGGTGCACATACGTGGGAATTTTGGGATACTTACATCGAAAAAGTGCTTGACTGGCTTCCATTGAAAAAACCTTCGTAA
- the feoB gene encoding ferrous iron transport protein B, with amino-acid sequence MSKDILKDNVETVNKEAEISIIGNPNVGKTSLFNLLTGTKQYVANWPGVTVEKKVGNFKYKGKTFKLVDLPGVYTLSAKSEDERVAKDYLISNSSEIVIVVADALNLESSMFLLFQLIEIGVKTILVINAVDEAREKGRIIDPSPISKTLNIPVILTSAKTGEGKEELLEEAYNLSKEKNLTEKKIMYPEEIENFIEFFQDKVSKYPKISSKYQNYIDSSWLPIYFLEFGNEDLELSKDFLAELKENFDIEELKNKYLNWKFNFISYLVSSSIIKEGIDWSLRDILDHVFTHKVLGILIYVFALFAVFSLTFSLAQPLSDLLDSAFTFLGNSISGLVTVPWLESLLVDGVIAGVGGVLIFIPQIFILFFFLGFLEESGYLPRAAFLVDRIARNFGLSGRSFMSIILGFGCNVPAIISTKSIANKKERLALIISLPFASCSARLPVYILLISAFFSTHAATIMLLVYLSSISLVLLSSKFLQRFITQSEDIPFIIELPRFRMPTFKNLSIYTWNRGKHFLQKAGGIILIATIVIWFLSFFPNFGTDINSSFAASIGRVFEPLTNHLGWDWRINTGLIFGVAAKEIVVSSYATIFNVGEGSLTYALQNALTPASALALIFFVLAYIPCFATLATIKAETNGWKWVIFSFIYTTVVAYIIANVVFFVGGIFL; translated from the coding sequence ATGAGCAAGGATATCCTCAAAGATAACGTTGAAACAGTTAACAAGGAAGCAGAGATTTCAATCATTGGAAATCCTAACGTTGGTAAGACTTCTCTATTCAACCTTTTGACGGGCACTAAACAATATGTTGCTAATTGGCCAGGGGTTACAGTAGAGAAGAAAGTTGGAAATTTTAAGTATAAAGGAAAAACCTTTAAATTAGTCGATCTTCCAGGTGTTTACACTCTTTCAGCTAAAAGTGAAGACGAGAGAGTTGCTAAGGATTATTTAATAAGTAATAGTTCGGAGATAGTAATTGTTGTAGCAGATGCCTTGAACTTGGAAAGTTCGATGTTTTTATTGTTTCAACTTATAGAAATTGGCGTGAAGACTATTTTGGTTATAAACGCTGTAGATGAAGCTCGGGAAAAAGGGAGAATCATCGATCCATCCCCAATTTCCAAAACTTTAAACATCCCTGTCATATTGACTTCCGCCAAGACAGGGGAAGGTAAGGAAGAACTTTTAGAAGAAGCATACAATCTTTCTAAAGAAAAAAATCTTACAGAAAAGAAAATAATGTATCCGGAAGAAATAGAGAATTTTATCGAGTTTTTTCAAGACAAAGTTTCAAAGTATCCTAAGATAAGTTCAAAATATCAAAATTATATAGATAGTAGTTGGTTACCAATCTACTTTTTAGAGTTTGGAAATGAAGATTTGGAGCTTTCCAAAGATTTTTTGGCTGAATTAAAAGAAAATTTTGATATAGAAGAACTTAAAAACAAATATTTAAATTGGAAGTTTAATTTCATTTCTTATCTGGTTAGTTCTTCCATAATAAAAGAAGGCATAGACTGGTCTCTGAGAGATATTTTAGACCACGTTTTTACTCATAAGGTTTTGGGAATATTGATATATGTCTTTGCTTTGTTTGCAGTGTTTTCTCTAACATTCAGCCTCGCTCAACCATTATCGGATTTGCTGGATTCGGCTTTTACTTTTTTAGGTAACTCTATCAGCGGACTTGTAACTGTTCCTTGGTTGGAGTCACTACTAGTTGATGGTGTTATAGCTGGGGTTGGTGGGGTTTTGATTTTTATTCCACAGATTTTTATCTTATTTTTCTTCTTAGGATTCTTGGAAGAATCAGGATATTTGCCAAGAGCAGCCTTTTTAGTTGACAGAATTGCGAGAAATTTTGGATTAAGTGGTAGATCTTTTATGTCTATTATTTTAGGTTTCGGCTGTAATGTTCCAGCCATTATCTCTACTAAATCAATTGCTAATAAAAAAGAAAGATTAGCTTTAATTATTAGCCTTCCCTTTGCATCGTGTAGTGCAAGGTTACCGGTTTACATACTTTTAATAAGCGCGTTCTTTTCAACGCACGCAGCAACTATAATGTTGCTAGTCTATTTATCGAGTATATCTTTAGTTTTACTATCCTCAAAATTTTTACAAAGATTCATTACCCAATCAGAAGATATCCCATTTATCATAGAACTACCAAGGTTTAGGATGCCTACTTTCAAAAATTTATCAATTTATACATGGAACAGAGGAAAGCACTTTTTGCAAAAAGCCGGAGGCATAATTTTAATAGCCACCATAGTAATTTGGTTTTTGTCTTTCTTCCCTAATTTTGGAACAGATATAAACAGTAGTTTTGCCGCTTCTATTGGGAGAGTGTTTGAACCTTTAACTAATCACTTGGGGTGGGATTGGAGAATAAACACCGGCTTGATTTTTGGTGTCGCTGCCAAAGAAATAGTCGTGTCTTCTTATGCCACAATTTTTAATGTTGGAGAAGGCTCTTTAACCTATGCCTTACAAAATGCATTAACCCCGGCATCTGCTTTAGCGCTAATATTCTTCGTTTTGGCTTATATTCCTTGTTTTGCAACGTTGGCCACGATTAAGGCGGAGACAAATGGCTGGAAATGGGTTATCTTTAGTTTTATTTACACCACCGTTGTTGCTTATATTATAGCTAATGTGGTGTTTTTTGTAGGAGGTATTTTCCTATGA
- a CDS encoding DegT/DnrJ/EryC1/StrS family aminotransferase has translation MEDKMKVPLFDLTRQYEKLRKNVLKKLDAVFTSGNVVMGSNVKALEEEIAKYINVKYAIGVANGSDALRISVQAIGIKEGDYVITTPYTFFATASAILLNGATPIFVDVEDKYYNLDLDKVEDLLENHPKKEKIKAIIPVHLFGKTVDLERLERIRENYNIKIIEDAAQSIGSVWHFKNGERKFSGSIGDLGIFSFFPTKNLGGYGDGGMVVTNNADLADRIRKLRVHGAAKKYYHDEVGYNSRLDEVQAAILRIKLNNLDEYIDKRIKKAKNYEELFELHNLNEDLSYPAYFNDRTHVYHQYVVTLNNPKDRDKLKKFLENKGVGTSIYYPLGLHLQKCFENLGYKEGDFPVAENASKSTLALPMFPELTKKELEYVVKSIKEFFSK, from the coding sequence ATGGAAGACAAGATGAAGGTTCCTCTTTTTGATTTAACACGACAATACGAAAAATTGAGAAAAAATGTTCTAAAAAAGTTGGATGCTGTTTTCACTTCTGGAAATGTGGTTATGGGAAGTAATGTAAAAGCCTTAGAAGAGGAAATTGCAAAGTATATAAACGTAAAGTACGCTATTGGTGTTGCCAATGGCTCTGATGCCTTAAGGATATCCGTTCAAGCTATAGGTATAAAAGAAGGAGATTACGTTATCACCACACCATATACTTTTTTTGCAACCGCAAGTGCAATTTTACTGAATGGTGCCACGCCTATATTTGTGGATGTAGAAGATAAATATTACAACCTTGATTTGGATAAAGTCGAAGATTTGCTTGAGAATCATCCAAAAAAAGAAAAAATTAAAGCAATCATTCCCGTACACCTTTTTGGAAAAACCGTTGATTTAGAGAGATTGGAAAGAATAAGAGAGAATTACAACATAAAAATTATAGAAGACGCCGCTCAGTCTATTGGATCTGTATGGCACTTTAAGAATGGTGAAAGAAAATTTAGTGGCAGCATCGGAGATTTGGGCATATTTTCCTTCTTCCCAACAAAAAATCTAGGTGGTTATGGTGATGGTGGAATGGTTGTTACAAACAATGCGGATTTGGCAGATAGGATCAGAAAATTAAGAGTTCATGGTGCTGCAAAAAAATATTATCACGATGAAGTTGGTTACAATTCAAGATTAGACGAAGTTCAAGCTGCAATATTGAGAATAAAACTAAACAATTTAGATGAATACATTGATAAAAGAATAAAAAAGGCAAAAAATTATGAAGAATTATTTGAATTACATAACCTCAACGAAGATTTAAGTTATCCTGCTTATTTTAACGACAGAACCCATGTCTATCACCAATACGTAGTCACTTTGAATAACCCCAAAGATAGGGATAAATTGAAAAAATTCTTAGAAAATAAAGGGGTTGGAACATCGATATACTATCCTCTTGGTTTGCACCTTCAAAAGTGCTTTGAGAACCTGGGTTATAAAGAAGGGGACTTCCCTGTAGCTGAAAATGCATCTAAATCGACGTTAGCCTTGCCAATGTTTCCAGAGCTCACCAAAAAGGAGCTGGAATACGTAGTTAAAAGTATTAAAGAGTTTTTTTCAAAATAG
- the wrbA gene encoding NAD(P)H:quinone oxidoreductase → MAKVNVIFYSMYGHIYQMAKAEAEGAKEVEGTDVKIYRVPETVPEDILIQSGAKKAQEQFSHIPIANLDSLVEADAIIFGTPTRFGMMAAQMRQFLDTTGPLWARGSLVGKIGSVFTSTSTQHGGQESTILNFHTTLLHHGMIIVGIPFNEPGLSDVSNIHGGTPYGASAIIIQGEENRPNEIDLNIAKSQGRRVAEIAKKLFG, encoded by the coding sequence ATGGCAAAAGTCAACGTTATATTCTATAGTATGTATGGTCATATTTATCAAATGGCTAAAGCCGAAGCAGAAGGCGCAAAAGAAGTAGAAGGAACAGATGTTAAGATCTACCGAGTCCCTGAAACCGTTCCTGAAGATATTCTAATCCAATCCGGTGCTAAAAAGGCACAAGAACAATTTTCCCATATTCCAATAGCAAATTTGGATTCACTTGTTGAAGCTGATGCAATAATTTTTGGAACTCCCACTAGATTTGGCATGATGGCGGCACAAATGAGGCAATTTCTTGATACAACAGGTCCACTTTGGGCAAGGGGAAGCTTAGTTGGAAAAATAGGTAGTGTTTTCACTTCTACCAGTACTCAACATGGAGGTCAAGAATCTACCATTTTAAATTTTCATACAACGTTATTGCATCATGGGATGATTATTGTGGGAATTCCTTTCAATGAGCCAGGTCTGAGCGATGTGTCGAATATTCATGGAGGTACACCATATGGTGCCTCGGCAATTATTATCCAAGGCGAGGAAAATAGACCTAATGAAATAGACCTCAACATTGCAAAAAGTCAAGGAAGAAGAGTAGCTGAAATAGCAAAAAAGCTTTTTGGGTGA
- a CDS encoding mandelate racemase/muconate lactonizing enzyme family protein, producing MKITDLKFEKIKIKLKKPFVISRGSTEYCESVLVKITTDEGYFGFGEATPSRSVTGESIDSVTAILPTFKEILIGQDPLAIERIHYILNKAIAGNTAAKAAVDISLYDIKGKVMQEPLYKLLGGFESKVQTDITIGIGAPQEMANEAKESVDKGFNILKIKTGVDLKNDVEAIRLIRNRVGDKVRLKIDANQGWNIHDTLTAIKMMESYNIEAFEQPLADWDFDGSALLRKKADMKIILDESVHNAHDAMQAIKKDSADMINIKLMKSGGLYEAEKINTIAESAGINCMVGCMVETKVALTAGASLVAAKRNIRDADLDSFMYYEEYEGVKGGFEVEGDTIILSDKPGLGIEINM from the coding sequence ATGAAAATAACAGATTTAAAATTTGAAAAAATCAAAATTAAACTCAAAAAACCTTTTGTTATCTCCCGAGGATCAACGGAGTATTGTGAATCGGTGCTTGTAAAAATAACTACTGATGAGGGATACTTCGGCTTTGGAGAAGCTACTCCCTCTCGTTCAGTAACGGGGGAAAGCATCGATAGTGTAACAGCAATTCTTCCGACTTTCAAAGAAATATTAATAGGGCAGGATCCACTCGCAATAGAAAGAATTCATTATATATTAAACAAAGCAATCGCAGGAAATACAGCAGCAAAAGCAGCGGTTGATATCTCTCTCTACGATATAAAAGGGAAAGTAATGCAAGAACCCCTTTATAAGCTTCTTGGTGGATTTGAAAGCAAAGTACAGACAGATATCACGATAGGGATTGGTGCGCCACAAGAAATGGCAAATGAAGCCAAAGAGAGCGTAGATAAAGGATTTAATATATTAAAAATCAAAACTGGCGTTGATCTTAAAAACGACGTTGAAGCTATCAGGCTAATAAGAAATAGGGTGGGAGATAAAGTAAGATTGAAAATAGATGCCAACCAAGGATGGAATATACACGATACATTAACTGCAATTAAGATGATGGAAAGTTACAACATTGAAGCCTTTGAACAACCATTAGCCGACTGGGATTTTGATGGATCTGCACTTTTGAGAAAAAAGGCTGATATGAAGATAATTTTAGATGAATCAGTTCATAACGCTCACGATGCGATGCAGGCAATAAAAAAAGATAGTGCCGATATGATCAACATAAAACTGATGAAAAGTGGAGGGCTTTACGAAGCAGAAAAGATTAACACAATTGCAGAATCTGCTGGAATTAATTGTATGGTTGGATGTATGGTAGAAACAAAGGTGGCCCTTACTGCTGGAGCAAGCTTAGTTGCAGCCAAGAGAAATATAAGAGACGCTGATTTAGATTCTTTCATGTATTATGAAGAATACGAAGGAGTAAAAGGAGGATTTGAAGTAGAAGGAGATACAATAATTCTTTCGGACAAACCTGGTTTAGGGATAGAAATCAATATGTGA
- a CDS encoding winged helix-turn-helix transcriptional regulator, whose translation MLNIQNYTFFNPSPNFREMVILKLISQENDISQDTMAKKVGVVPSMINKYLKDFEENGNIIKSGENKRNMSYELTEAGKKRLQFLTLSFVDEVSELYTETKDSFKKVFQTLKKDNLKDILLYGAGVVGGIVLKVLKDENINIIGFLDDSPLKQGDKLQGIDIYPPEKAKELTYDALIIASFRKSEKILEKATEKNLEKLYVFKIDEEGNISLEGR comes from the coding sequence ATGCTCAATATACAAAATTACACATTTTTTAATCCTTCTCCGAATTTTAGAGAAATGGTGATCTTAAAGTTAATTTCTCAAGAAAATGATATTTCTCAAGATACAATGGCAAAAAAAGTAGGGGTCGTTCCATCTATGATAAACAAGTACTTAAAAGATTTTGAAGAGAATGGAAATATCATAAAAAGCGGTGAAAACAAACGCAATATGAGTTATGAGCTCACAGAGGCAGGAAAAAAGAGGTTGCAATTTTTAACCCTCAGTTTCGTTGACGAGGTTTCTGAGTTATATACAGAAACCAAAGACTCATTCAAAAAAGTTTTTCAAACTCTTAAAAAAGATAATTTAAAGGATATTCTTTTGTATGGTGCGGGGGTTGTTGGAGGAATTGTATTGAAGGTTTTGAAGGATGAAAATATTAATATAATTGGATTTTTGGATGATTCCCCTTTAAAACAAGGTGATAAACTTCAAGGAATAGATATTTACCCTCCGGAAAAAGCCAAAGAGCTAACCTACGATGCACTCATAATAGCTTCTTTTAGGAAGTCAGAAAAAATTTTGGAAAAGGCAACTGAAAAAAATTTGGAAAAATTATATGTTTTTAAGATAGATGAGGAAGGCAATATTTCTTTGGAGGGGAGATGA